A genomic stretch from Setaria viridis chromosome 1, Setaria_viridis_v4.0, whole genome shotgun sequence includes:
- the LOC117843583 gene encoding calmodulin-binding receptor kinase CaMRLK yields MKPPENHALHAAGTRKARLPGEMPLHLACRRLLLLLAAVATSPAAVAESNRSSNCTLFPDAEFVRAAFLNVTNFTPPLPGRRACRPVRRLRFPSRKLIGAVNWAELGNLSSLLTVDLSGNSLQGAISSAFWRAPLLRAVDVSRNNLDGALRFDDPSSRLASLNVSGNRFTSAVGLAGLTSLEDLDVSGNVIRTAPEGLRQLTLLRRLDLSRNEMSGRFPDDLPPLGGLVSLNISYNNFSGIVPADAVRRFGKSAFFQPGNALQVIEDDATSGRKKRRRAVVIAPAAAGAAVTAAALAFLAACGLTRRGRKKKNDKDGKAAVWEDEEVVVGAVKVAAAAPVVVLERPLMELTLADLAAATSGFGRESQLAETGGRSGAAYRAVLPGDLHVVVRVVEGPLAGVGEEDDEAATAAGFRELARFRHPNILPLLGYCIAGKQKLLLFEYMEKGDLHRWLHELPVGSMDTEDIGIETMEAIEDRKPAGDWPTRYRVILGIARGLAFLHQGWAGSGRPIVHGRLVPTNILLGDDMEPRISDFLHPNDETPESDVYRFGTLVFELVTGQARWNETSTSWARGVIRNRKGLNLVDDRLRDETMGTEAEKEMAECLQVGLLCTASSPEKRPTMQQVVGLLKDIRPAAPAGEPPAAVAGLMMQ; encoded by the exons ATGAAACCACCAGAGAACCACGCGCTTCACGCCGCAGGCACGCGCAAAGCGAGACTACCTGGAGAGATGCCACTCCACTTGGCGTGCCGCCGCCTCTTGCTGCTCCTCGCCGCGGtcgccacctcgccggcggcggtggccgagtCCAACCGATCCTCCAACTGCACCCTGTTCCCTGACGCGGAATTCGTCCGTGCGGCGTTCTTGAACGTCACCAACTTCACGCCGCCGTtacccggccgccgcgcgtgCCGCCCGGTCCGGCGGCTCCGGTTCCCGTCGCGCAAGCTCATAGGCGCCGTGAATTGGGCCGAGCTGGGCAACCTGTCCAGCCTCCTCACCGTCGACCTCTCCGGCAACTCCCTCCAGGGCGCTATCAGCAGCGCGTTCTGGCGCGCGCCGTTGCTCCGGGCCGTGGACGTCTCCCGTAACAACCTCGACGGCGCGCTCCGGTTCGATGACCCGAGCTCGCGCCTGGCGTCGCTGAACGTGTCGGGAAACCGGTTCACCTCCGCCGTCGGCCTCGCCGGACTCACCAGTTTGGAGGACCTCGACGTGTCGGGGAACGTGATCAGAACGGCGCCGGAAGGACTGCGACAGCTGACGCTGCTGCGGCGGCTTGACTTGTCCAGGAACGAGATGTCTGGGAGGTTTCCCGACGACCTGCCACCGCTGGGTGGTCTCGTTTCCTTGAACATCTCGTACAACAACTTCTCCGGTATCGTgcccgccgacgccgtccgGAGGTTTGGCAAATCCGCCTTCTTCCAACCCGGCAACGCGTTGCAAGTGATTGAAGACGACGCTACGAGCGGCAGAAAAAAGCGCAGGCGTGCGGTCGTCATCGCACCAGCCGCAGCCGGCGCGGCGGtgaccgcggcggcgctggcgttcTTGGCGGCGTGCGGCCTGACGCGtcgcgggaggaagaagaagaatgacaAGGACGGGAAGGCAGCGGTgtgggaggacgaggaggtggtCGTGGGGGCGGTgaaggtggccgcggcggcgccggtggtggtgctggagcGGCCGCTGATGGAGCTGACGCTGGCCGACCTGGCCGCGGCCACGTCGGGTTTCGGCCGCGAGTCGCAGCTCGCGGAGACGGGCGGCCGCAGCGGCGCCGCGTACCGCGCCGTGCTCCCCGGGGACCTGCACGTCGTCGTGCGCGTTGTGGAGGGGCCCCTGGCGGGAGTTGGggaagaggacgacgaggccgccacggccgccgggtTCCGGGAGCTCGCTCGGTTCAGGCATCCGAACATTCTGCCGCTCCTTGGTTACTGCATTGCAG GAAAGCAAAAACTCCTCCTTTTCGAGTACATGGAGAAAGGCGACCTCCACCGGTGGCTCCACGAGCTACCGGTAGGTAGCATGGACACCGAGGACATTGGCATCGAGACGATGGAAGCCATCGAGGACAGGAAACCCGCCGGCGACTGGCCTACTCGGTATCGCGTCATCCTCGGAATAGCCCGAGGGCTCGCGTTCTTGCACCAGGGATGGGCAGGATCCGGCCGGCCCATCGTGCACGGCCGCCTGGTTCCGACCAACATCCTCCTCGGCGACGACATGGAGCCCCGGATATCGGATTTCCTGCACCCCAACGACGAGACGCCGGAGAGCGACGTCTACCGCTTCGGCACCCTGGTCTTCGAGCTCGTGACGGGGCAGGCGAGGTGGAACGAGACGTCGACGAGCTGGGCAAGAGGTGTGATCCGGAACCGGAAGGGCCTCAACCTCGTGGATGACCGGCTGAGAGATGAAACCATGGGGACGGAGGCGGAGAAGGAGATGGCGGAGTGCCTGCAGGTGGGGTTGCTCTgcacggcgagctcgccggagaAGAGGCCCACCATGCAGCAGGTGGTGGGCCTGCTCAAGGACAtcaggccggcggcgcccgccggtgagccgccggcggcggtcgccggcCTCATGATGCAATGA